One part of the Rutidosis leptorrhynchoides isolate AG116_Rl617_1_P2 chromosome 1, CSIRO_AGI_Rlap_v1, whole genome shotgun sequence genome encodes these proteins:
- the LOC139865351 gene encoding serine/threonine-protein kinase PCRK1-like: MVFHFRCFSINERQDEVPRSLENYYTAQSDFDLRSTGSGPTSREGHIPNLNVKPGTLRVFSLDDLSKATKNFGESSKIGEGGFGSVYMGTIKRLEPPFDDIRVAVKRGKRGQKGHRQWVTEVNMLGEIKHEKLVKLIGYCSEDNGNESSWLLVYEYMPNKSLDDHLSPNSNNILSWDTRLNIARDAAIGLTYLHEGLGGTRQIIFRDFKPSNILLDENWNAKLSDFGFAREGPQDGRTHVSTSVVGTKGYTAPEYVHTGRLTSKIDVWSYGIFLTELITGRRPAAQKNSENNSECMRWVCCYAGAGNLKLIADPRLQGKYSEKSMLKLSSIADKCLLMDPKSRPTMKEVLAMVNVALVLENQHVNGGN, translated from the exons ATGGTTTTCCATTTTCGATGTTTTTCAATTAACGAAAGGCAAGATGAAGTGCCTCGATCATTAGAAAACTATTATACCGCACAATCAGATTTTGACCTAAGATCAACAGGGTCCGGACCCACTTCTCGTGAAGGGCATATCCCAAATCTAAATGTAAAACCAGGCACTCTTAGAGTTTTCTCTCTTGATGACCTTAGCAAAGCCACTAAGAACTTTGGAGAGTCTTCGAAGATCGGCGAGGGTGGATTTGGGAGTGTTTATATGGGCACTATTAAAAGATTAGAACCCCCGTTTGATGATATCCGTGTGGCGGTGAAGCGGGGTAAACGGGGACAAAAG GGACACAGGCAGTGGGTGACGGAAGTGAATATGCTCGGGGAGATTAAGCATGAAAAACTTGTTAAACTAATTGGGTATTGTAGTGAAGATAATGGAAACGAAAGTAGCTGGCTCCTGGTGTATGAATATATGCCTAATAAAAGCTTAGATGATCATTTATCACCCAATTCAAACAATATTCTCTCATGGGACACGAGACTAAACATAGCACGAGATGCTGCAATTGGTTTAACATACCTGCACGAGGGGCTGGGAGGTACTCGACAG ATCATATTTAGGGATTTTAAACCTTCAAATATTCTTTTGGATGAAAATTGGAATGCCAAGCTTTCGGATTTTGGATTTGCTAGAGAAGGGCCGCAGGATGGAAGGACTCATGTCTCAACATCG GTGGTAGGAACGAAGGGATACACAGCTCCAGAATACGTCCACACTGGGCGTCTAACGTCCAAAATCGACGTATGGAGCTACGGTATCTTTCTTACGGAGCTGATCACAGGTCGACGTCCAGCTGCCCAAAAAAACTCCGAAAACAATTCTGAATGCATGAGGTGGGTATGCTGCTACGCAGGTGCGGGAAATTTAAAGCTGATAGCTGACCCAAGGCTCCAAGGCAAGTATTCGGAGAAATCAATGCTAAAACTATCTTCTATAGCCGATAAGTGCTTGCTTATGGACCCAAAATCGAGACCAACGATGAAGGAGGTTCTTGCAATGGTCAACGTGGCTCTAGTTTTGGAAAATCAACATGTGAACGGTGGCAATTAA